CGCGAGCGATGCGTACCCCGCAAGATCGGATGAGGGAAATTCCCTTACAAACCTGTGATAATCACGAGCAGCACCGAACTCGTCTCCCATCTTCTCCCTGCTCATCGCGCTCAGAAAAGTAGATCCTTCAGATTCGAGCCTCTCCACTTTCATTCGCTCCATTATCGAAAAGGCTCCTGCAAAATCTTCCCTGTAATACCTTACGGAAGCTTCTGCCAGCATCAGTCCGGGGTCACCGGCCATCCACTGGTACTTCTTCTTTAATGAGACGAGTGCGACTGATGCGGCACCGAACTCTTCCCGCCTGATCATATTCCAGATCGCTCCCATTTGCGCTTCGGCATCAAGCGGGCCTGCTTCGTACAACTCGGACCATTTTTTCCATAGAGTAGCTGCCTGCGTTTCTTCTCCCGCACTTTCCAGAGATCTTATCCGCAGATACATCGCGTCATCCGGAAAAACACCTTTCCTGTAGAGTTTCTCCGCCCTGCGAAAAGATTCTTCGGCCCCGAAATAATCTTCCGTGATAAACAGAGCCTCTCCACGAAGCATGAATATACCGGCCAGGACGTCATCCCTGATCCCTCCGGTCCGAATGGTCTCAAGCTTCCCAAGCATCTCCTCTGATACGGCACGAAGATCATCGTTCGAACGGAGTCTTGCTCCCTCCAGTTCTCTTCCCCCGCTATTGATCAGGTTCATCGCCCTGGCATCGATCTTCGTTTTTTCTGCTCCCGCAGGACTTCCCAGTGCCATCAGGGTCAAAGCCACGACTACCAGCGCTACGATCATGGAGCTCCTGGTGATTATTGAAAATGTCCCTGGTCTTCCTGAGTTAGTTTCTGACATCGTTTTCCTTTTCTACTGTTCGGAACCCTCGATCCCTTCATCCCCGTCCACATCGCCGGCATCCCGGCGCCCGACTACAACGGGGACCTTCACCTGCGGAATACTCGTATCTATCTCCACTGTCCCTGGTCTTCCTGATATCGTCATCCCGCCCGCATCGATAATAGTCAGTCTATACGTGTATATACCGTCCGGCACCGGCGTTCCCGTTCCCGCCTTACCGTCCCACATGATATGAGCAGGAGGAGTCCCCCTGCCGCCGAACATGCGTACTTTCTTGTCGAACTTGTCGATTACCGAGAGTTCCCACCTGCTGACATCTTTCCTCGTCCTCGAACTGAGATGAAACTTCGTCACAGACCTGCTGCCCAGAGGCGAGAATACCGACGGTTCGGCTTTCGACTTTGCGAAGAAGCCACCAAAAGCATAGTTCACGCTGAATCTGTGAGTGACACCGAGTTCGTGATTCTCCATTCCATAATCCAGTCTTACGTCCCGCGGCAACCTGAAACAGAAACCTCCGGCAGGGGACAAGGCGTTCAGCCCGAGCCTCAGGCCCAGAGACTGGTTCACCCAATACTCGGTGCCAGCGTGGAAACTGGTCTCGATTCCTGATATCCTGACTATCTCACCTGTAACGGCTGCTCTGCCTGAAAGGATCTGCAGGGCGAACCCTCCCCTGAACTCCACAGGATAACTTTCGTCTGTATCCCGAAGCGACAGGGAGGGGCCGCCTATGTTGAGCAGTGATGCACCGAGACTCAACCCCGGCATCACCCTGGCCATGATCCCCAGGTCGATACCGATCCCCGTATCATTGAACTCATCCATAGACTGTCTGAGGACCTTCAAGTTTCCACCAACGGATAGAAATTGATAGAGGTCATGAGAAGCCGAGAGAATGAATGCCATATTGCTTTCGTTGAACGATCCGGTGACTTCGTTAAACTCGTTGGTCTTTTCGAATGTGCCCGAACTCAAAGAAAGTATCGACAACCCAAGAGTCGGGAACCTAGTGCCTGGAACAGCAAAGCTGAAACTCGTTATCGAAGTCCCCTCGAACAACCTTGCGGTCTCCAGATACACCTCATTGCGATAGAGCTGCGTAAGGCCGGCCGGATTCCATACCATACCGATCGGTTCATCGGCGATTGCGGTAAATGCTCCCCCAAGGCCCATCGACCTTGCGCTCCTGAAGTGAGTCAGCCAGTCTCCCGTCATTCCAGCATTCTCTTCACTGCCCCAGGCCTCGTCACAGGCCGCGGGCAGGAGGGACAGAACGACTGCAGTCGACAGGACCATAATCATTTTCTTACTATTGAAACGGAACATCGCCGGATCCTCCCGTGTTACCTGACAACGCCTATCCTGCGGCGCATCGTATGTATTGTCTCTCCTGAACGGACCGCTTCGATAAAGAGTACATAGCCGCCACTGGCGACCAGGGTCCCCCTGCCGTTACGCCCGTTCCACTGTATTTCGTTCAAGCCGGACAGCCCACCCGGGCTTCCGGAGGCATATGTCTTTCTGAAAACAAGCCCTCCACTCAGAGTAAATAGCTTCATCGTCACAGCGGCCTCATCATCGAGCATATAAGCGATCGTGGTAGGGACCTCTCCCGGATGGAAGGGATTCGGATAGTTTGTCACCGACCCGCCAGGTGAATTCGGATCCACATGGGCCGTTTCGATATTCATGGAAACGTCGAACTCGCCGGATATGACAAGTATCGTCCCGATCTCCGGTTCATACGAAGACCTGAACTCCGCTCTGGCCAGTCCCAGTTCGTCGGTGTACTCGTCGATCTGGATCAGTTCTCCACTACTACCGGCGAGATGGAACAAAACAGGCTGCCCGGGAACGCCATTCCCGTACTGATCCAATACACTGGCAGTCACGATTGTACTCTTCCTGCTGCCGACCCATGGCTCGGCACTTTCCACGGTGAGAAGTGAAGGCGGCCCCGGGTCGACCTCGATGACGTTCGTCAGGCCCGGCGCGTTCCCGTCACTGTCACTGATTATGAGCAGGATCGGCTCCGCCATGGTATATGTCTGCCTGATCGTCCTCTTTCCCTGTAGAAGCTGGAACTGGGGAATGAGCAGAGTCCCTCCTCCGGGCTCGCCGTTATCGGCATTGAGTACGCCAACGGTAGCGAAAGAATTGATTTCCTGCATAACTGCTCCCGCATCGTTCGTCACTTTTACTTCGAGAGTGAACGACTCACCCGCTATTACCCTGGCCGGGTCGACTGCGACCTCGTAATGGAACCCGTTGTTGATAGCCCGCACCTGAGTCAAAGCCTCTCTCATCGAAGAGATCGAAACGTTCCTTGCCGTAAGAAGCTGGTACCCACCGGTGGAAAGCCTTACCACTATCTCGGCGACACCATCATTCATCGCCGTTCCACCGGGCAGTTCTGCCAGCGGATCGGTGGTGACGATCTCGATTATATCGACGACCCCGCCGGTCGGATTCCACCAGTCGTCGGTGGCAACGATCTTCAGCGTGAATGAATAACTGATCGACTGATCGAGAGGAGCTCCGGCCTTGCCTGTTTCCGAACCCGGGACCGGCTCTTCGCCGGGAGCAAGCATGATTATCTGTGTATACGGTCCGGGCCGTACCGAAAATTCATTTGAAAAAACTGGTTCCTCTTCAGCATCTATATCCGAAACGGTTATCGTGTGAGGACCCGCCCTGTAGAATGTCGTCGTCACATAAGCCTCTCCGCCGGAAAGCCTCACTACTTCAGGAATGTCCGCGAAGGCATCTGTCGGGACGATCGATATAGTCCCGTTCATA
The window above is part of the Candidatus Latescibacterota bacterium genome. Proteins encoded here:
- a CDS encoding PorV/PorQ family protein, whose translation is MFRFNSKKMIMVLSTAVVLSLLPAACDEAWGSEENAGMTGDWLTHFRSARSMGLGGAFTAIADEPIGMVWNPAGLTQLYRNEVYLETARLFEGTSITSFSFAVPGTRFPTLGLSILSLSSGTFEKTNEFNEVTGSFNESNMAFILSASHDLYQFLSVGGNLKVLRQSMDEFNDTGIGIDLGIMARVMPGLSLGASLLNIGGPSLSLRDTDESYPVEFRGGFALQILSGRAAVTGEIVRISGIETSFHAGTEYWVNQSLGLRLGLNALSPAGGFCFRLPRDVRLDYGMENHELGVTHRFSVNYAFGGFFAKSKAEPSVFSPLGSRSVTKFHLSSRTRKDVSRWELSVIDKFDKKVRMFGGRGTPPAHIMWDGKAGTGTPVPDGIYTYRLTIIDAGGMTISGRPGTVEIDTSIPQVKVPVVVGRRDAGDVDGDEGIEGSEQ